The nucleotide sequence CGTGACGGCTCATGCCGGAAGGTGAGCGGTCCGACCGCCAGTTCCTCGACACAATCCCCCGGCAGGTCGACCGGGCGATCAGGATCGTGATTGCCGGTGATCCAGAACCAGTCGCGATGCTCCATCAGCGATTTCAGCCGGATGGCATAAAGCGACGGCAGACGCTCGCTGGCCTTGGCATCGTGAAAACTGTCGCCGAGGCTGATGACGGTTCGTGGCTGATAGCGCGCGATGGCCACCGCCAGCATGTCGAGCGTTGCCGCTGTGTCATAGGGCGGGATGAGTTGGCCGCGCCGGGCAAAGGACGAGCCTTTTTCCAGATGCAGGTCGGAAACGATGAGTATGTGCAGATCGGGCAGAAACAGCGCGCCGGATGGATCGCACAAAGCCGCAACGTCA is from Brucella intermedia LMG 3301 and encodes:
- the pdeM gene encoding ligase-associated DNA damage response endonuclease PdeM; translated protein: MKTAVWGSGEAYNLAHTQVRDVAALCDPSGALFLPDLHILIVSDLHLEKGSSFARRGQLIPPYDTAATLDMLAVAIARYQPRTVISLGDSFHDAKASERLPSLYAIRLKSLMEHRDWFWITGNHDPDRPVDLPGDCVEELAVGPLTFRHEPSRKAGQGEIAGHLHPAARIVRRGRSVRRPCFVSDGERLIMPAFGAYTGALNILDRAFRGLFADEALRAYMLGQGKVYPIARGALYGG